The Anabaena sp. PCC 7108 region GAATCAATTGTGCTAAGGTCTGTTGCGCCTTGGAGGGTAACTTCATAGATTTTGATGGTGTTCCCCACACCGACAGCAAAAGAACGTTCTAAAGCCAATAAAGTCCCACGATTATCAATTGCTAACAAGTCCACTAACCCATTATCACTAAAACCTGTACTGGGGTTGGGTGTAACTGCTGCATCTGTGGTGTAAAGATATTCTTTTTCCGGTTGTCCAGTTACCAAATTATACTGAATAATCCGAGAACGGCTACCCGCACTGGTAGTAGTAGCTGCACCATCTTGCAAAAGGGTGTTTTCTGTAGCGGTATAAAGGGTTTTTTGGTCAGGGGTAATGGTTAAACTTTCAAAAGCTAAGTTATTTCTCACACCTGAAGTTTGAGTATCACCTGTGTTGATAATACTGTCACCGTTGGTATCTTCAACAACTGGGAGGAATTTTTTAGGTACAGGAAGCGATCGCAATTCTTGCCCTGTAGTTAAGCTAAACTCTTTAATGAAGGGATCTGTAACTCTACCTGCACCAAGATTAACTTCACCTTCTGAGGAAATAAAGACAGTATTGTTGTTAGTTAAAGCAATACCTTCCGGGTCAAGACTCAAAGCTGCAAAAAAGTTGCCATTAATATCTTTTAACGGCGTAACTTGAGTAAATGTTACCCCAGTGCTATCAATGGTTTCAGGGTTTGTAGTGAAAGTGTAGAAACGAGCCGGTGCATTTTGAGAGCGATCATCGGAAATAGCGTAAAATTTACCTTGAGTCCCATCATAGGTAACACCAGACAAACCACCCAATGCAGTCGCTACTCCATCTACCGTCCCCGCTTCACCACTAGGAACAAAACCCGTTTCTAAAGTAGTTTGACCTAAAAATTCCACATCTGGAATAGTCTTTCCTGCTTCAGTCGCACCAATTTCCACATCTGCAAATACTAAACGATGGTCGGAACTGGGGAAAGGAAAAGTACCAACAGGTGCAAAAGTTGGGTCAGTATCTACAGGCCAGAATACTGCTGAGTTAGTAATTTGTAAATCCGATGAAGGTAACACATAATCTGAACGCAGATTTCCCGGTGTCGTATCCGCGAAGTCTGCGGTATCAAAATTAGGATTACCATTGTGGTTAGCATTTGCACCACCTTGTAAATCAGCTTGTTGAGGAGCGCCGGCACTGGTAGGGATATTATTGGTATTAATGCCAGGATTCTGTAAAAGTTGTAAAATGGCATTATCAAAGCTATCCCCATCAAAAGGATCAGCATTTTGATCACCCATAATCACAAAGCTAGAACCAGCAGCTAAACCCCCTGTTTTACCACCATCATCATAGATATAATCACCTTTACCGGGGGTAATATAATCTGCCCAAAATCTGATTTCATCATGGTTACGTTTACCATTACGATCTTCATCACCATCAAATACAGGTGGTGTAGGATGACTAACTAAAACATGAACTGTCTCACCATTAACTTTTATGGGTACATCCCAATGACTTTTAGAGGAAAGACGCAAAATAGCTTGTTCTTCTGGAGAGTACCAAGGAGTATCAGAACCTGGTGTGGAAATAGTAGATAACAAAGAGTCTGGCATATCCTGCCACAAAAATTCTTGAAAGGTGCGGACATTTGGTGTATCAATAGGATATTTAGACAACAGCAACATCCCAAATTGTCCTGGGAAGTTCCCGAAACCAAAAGCATCATTACCACCACCGATTGTACCGTTATTATCTAAATCAAATCCAGAGTCAATACCTGTGTTAGAAGGAGCAATATAAACATAGGGATAGTTAACAGAACTTGCTCCATTTTGACTAATTCCTAAGTAATTTTGCTGGAATAATTCTACAGCTTGCAGAGGATTATTTGCAACATAATCAAATTCATTAATCAGCAGTACATCGGGGTTAGCACGCTGGATGATTTCTGCAACAGCTTTAGCTTGAGTGTTATCTGGAGTCGATAAATCTGTGACTAATTGACCCTCACTGTTACGATTGAGGGAAGCATTAAACTGGGAAAAGCGCACTGTGTAATTAGTTGTCATAATTTATTTCTCAGGTAAATGCAGATTTAATGTAGCTAAAGCTAAATCTAGCTATGAGCAGCTATCAGTGATTACACAGACATAAAATACCAGTCAAAAGTTAAGGTTTAGTTGTCTATTGTTCAAGGTTAATAAAATATTCAATTTTTTCGATCATTCAATCTGATAGCAAATATCTGTACTTTGATGCAGTGAAGATATTAAACATTTCCGAAAATAAAATATGTATTTTGCTAACCTCATATGTTAATTATTATTAAATAACTAATTGGCATTTATTTTAAATTTAAAATCTCTCAAAGCTAGGAGACAAGGGATATTTAGTTGTTTTTTACATCATAATTTAATGGATAAATTTTAATAATTTGTTCTTGGTAAGAACAACTTTCTGAATTTTGATGATAATATCTATTTAAAGCTTTTTGGAATCTCCGCTTCATCAACTTTATGCATTTGTAGAAAATAATTACTGATTCTCCAAATTATACCCATGAAACGTATTGCATCTGTTCTTCTCGCTACTGTAATAGCGTCTATGTCAGTGTTGGGTATTGCAGAAAATGCTGATTCTGCAACTCATTATCGTCGTACTAGCACCACTCATGTCAGACGTTATCGAACTTGTACTGGCAGAAATCGTTATAGATATTATCGCGGCAAGTATTACAGATGTCGTTACAATAGACGGCATCATTAATTCAATTACCATGATTTAAATATCTGGGTGGGTATTTCTCACCCAGAAAAACAATAACTGTAGGTTGGGTTATAATTAGAACAAATACACAAAAAATCAAAATTTAACATTGGTATGAATATCCAAGATAAAACTATTGCTCAACTTCGGAAAATGCCAGATGCTTTAGTTCAGGAAGTAAGTGATTTTATAGACTTCCTAATCATGAAGCACGGTGGTAATAATTGGGAATTGTGGCTGCATTTTAGTGAATCTCTAGATATCGGAGAATCTGATTTTTCTGATTATTTATCTAATTTAGAAGATTATGAAGAACGCTTGGCAAGTGGAGAAATTAAGTGGTAAATATCCAAAGGGGAGATATAGTTTTATGTGATCTTAATCCTGTTATTGGTACAGAACAAGCAGGAATTAGACCTGTTTTAGTAGTGCAAATTGATCGAGCAAATGCGGTTAGTCCCCATACTATTATTGCACCATTCACTTCTAAAATCAGACGTGCTATTTTACCCTCTCATATATTTGTACCTGCTGGTATTGGTGGTTTAAGCCAAGATTCTGTGGTGCTTTGTGAGCAACTTCGAGTTGTTGAT contains the following coding sequences:
- a CDS encoding type II toxin-antitoxin system PemK/MazF family toxin; its protein translation is MVNIQRGDIVLCDLNPVIGTEQAGIRPVLVVQIDRANAVSPHTIIAPFTSKIRRAILPSHIFVPAGIGGLSQDSVVLCEQLRVVDKSRIIRIIGQLDTNYLAELEIALCTILGLNIVNNNE